The nucleotide window GGTGGAAGCATCGCCGATGTCCCGGGTGCAGCCGGCAAGAAGCAAAAGCACGAGAAGCCAAAGGAGAGCACTGATGGAGACAGAACGAATCATGCAAAAAACCGGCACAAGGCCCAGGGACGGTGGTAACGACAGTGAGAATACGAAACCGCTCAGAATGGCCATTCTACCACAACCGTCATGTCGGCACAAAAAAATCGGCGGGCAGGGCCCTTGGGCCCCGCCCGCCGTGGGACATCTTTTTCAGGAAACGTGGGAGCTGTCCTTATTCGCTCACCGTCACGGTCTTGCTGAACTCCTGCCACGGAAAGGGGTCGCACTCTCGCAAGGCCCGCGCCTTGCGGCTAATTGCTGTTGCCCCCCGCGGCTTGCGCCGCAAGGGGGGGGCAACAGGGTGCAACGGTGTTAACAGCCCTGGAGCATGTCCATGCCGGCCTCGGGGGCCTCGGCGGGAGCCTCGACCTCGAGGGTCACCATCGAGCCGACCTCGATCTTGGAAGCCTTGCCCTTGACGATCTCGATCGTCACCTTTTTCCCTTTGACCTTGACCACCTCCCCCTCGAACTGCCCGGCGGCGGCGACGCCGCCGAGAGCCAGGGAAAGAACGGCCGTCAGGATGAACAGTTGCTTTTTCATGATGTCAGTCCTTTTGTCAAATCGCTAGAAGATC belongs to Desulfuromonas sp. and includes:
- the extJ gene encoding selenite/tellurite reduction operon protein ExtJ, coding for MKKQLFILTAVLSLALGGVAAAGQFEGEVVKVKGKKVTIEIVKGKASKIEVGSMVTLEVEAPAEAPEAGMDMLQGC